The stretch of DNA GTTTCGCGATTAGAAACTGCATTGATTAATTTCGCACCGTTTTTAATGATTCCTTCCTCTTCGTATTTACGACCTACCATAAATCCTGTAATATTCTGTAAGAACAATAAAGGAACGTTGGATTGGTTGCATAACTGAATGAATTGAGCACCTTTGTTCGCTGATTCAGAGAATAGCACACCGTTATTTCCGATGATTCCGATTTTGTACCCGTTGATGTGTGCCCAACCTGTTACTAATGTATTTCCGTATTCAGGTTTAAATTCAGAGAAATCAGAACCATCTACGATACGCGCAATTAATTCGCGGCAATCGTAAGGCACTTTAATATCTGGACTGATGATGCCTAAAATCTCATTTGGATCGTATAAAGGTTCAACTATGGCACATTTATGGGGTTGCATTTCATCTGCTGGACGAATAAATTGAACGATTTCACGTGCAATACGGATTCCATCTACTTCGTCTTCTGCTAAATAATCAGAAACACCTGAAATTTTTGAATGCATCGCAGCACCTCCTAAACTTTCATCATCAACCACTTCTTTCGTCGCCATTTTTACTAATGGAGGACCAGCTAAAAATACTTTGGCTTGATCTTTCACAAAGATGGCATAATCAGACATACCAGGAACATAAGCTCCACCCGCAGTTGCATTTCCGAAAACAACTGAAATCGTTGGGAAACCCGCTTTAGAACGTCTTGTAATATCACGGAATGTTGTTCCACCGAAGTTGAAGATTTTTTCTTGTTCTGGTAAATTGGCTCCAGCACTTTCTACTAAATTAATAGTTGGTAATCCGTTTTCCATTGCGATTTCTCCAATACGAATCGATTTTCTTAAGGTCGCATAATCAATAGCTCCCTCTTTGTTTGTCGCTACGTTAGAAGTAATCATACATAATCTTCCAGAGGCTAAACCAATTCCGGCAACTGAAGTTCCTCCAGGTCCGAATCCTTTTCCTTCTAATCCTACCAATGGTAATAATTCTAAAAAGAAACTGTCTTGGTCTAATAATAATTCGACACGTTCTCTGGCTAATAATTTTCCTTTGTCTTTGGCGCGTTGAATGTGCTTTTCAGCCCCTTGAAAACGGCTTTCTTCCAGATGAAGATCAAGTTTTTTCAAAAGCTCAAGCATACCTTCTTTGTTCTTTAGGTATTGTTCAGCTTTCGTATTGATTTTAGTTTGAAAGATCATATTTTTTGTGGTTTTGTTTAAATTCTAATTTTAGTAACTTTGTACTAAATTAGAACAAGCATACTAAGAAATATTTTTCATTTACAAATAAAATTTTAAAAATAATAAATGTAAGTAATTGAAAAACAAATAATAAATAAATAAAAAAATTAATTATTTAATTAGGACAAAGTTTCAAAAAATTGAAATAATTCTTTTTAAATTAGAACAGAATTACTAATATTGTTATGCTTGAAAGAATAAAAATGTCAAGGAATACGAAGGATAATATTTTATACAACGCATTAGAGTTGTTTAATACGAGAGGAGAGAGCGAAGTAACATTAAGAGATATTGCTTCAGCTTGTGAAATGAGTTTAGGAAATTTGGCTTATCACTATAAGAACAAGTCCTACATTATTTCAGCATTGTTCAGAAATATGTTGGAAGAACGTAAGCAGATTTTACGTAAAGTAAAAGAATTGCCACGTTTTCAAACACTGAATGATCAATTAGAGCCATTGATTGATTTGAATTACAAATACCGATTTTTCTATTTGGATTCAACGAACATCGAGCGTAATCATCCAACCATAGGTCGTTTACAGAGTCGTTATGCCAAATTCTTGATTCATTATGTGCATTCGGCAATGGAATATACCGTGGCTACGGAAAATATGAAACCGGAAAAAATCAAAGGACATTATATAAAGGTTGCTGAAATCTGTTGGACATTGTTTAATTTTTCGATTGAACGCACTCGAATTTTAGAAGAATCCAATCATGTTAATGCAAAGGAATTACGATTAATGTTATGGAATGTGATTTATCCTTTGCTAACCGAAAAAGGATTTAAAATCCTTCGAAAAGTATTGGTTCAAGATCTTGAATCACTTTAAAATCAAAACACAAAACCACAAAAAATAAATAAAGTATGAATGCTTATATCTACGATGCAGTCGAACTGTGAGAGGTAAAGGAAACAAAAATGGAGCCTTACTTCCAATTACTCCGACACAATTAGGAGCGCAGCTTTTAACGCATTTAAAAGACCATAAAATTTAGATCCAAAATTAGTAGAAGACTTAATGTTAGGTTGTGTTTCTCAGGTAATGGATCAAGGCGCAAATATTGCTAAAACAATTGCTCAAGTTTCGAATTATGGTGATCACTTATGCGGTTATACGTTAAACCGTTTCTGTGGATCAGGATTAGAGGCGATCAATCAAGCAGCAGTTTATACAAAGTCTGGTTACAAAAATTTAGTTTTAGCAGGTGGAGTAGAAAGTATGTCGCGTGTGGCAATGGGTGCTGATGGTGGAGCAATGGCAGTAGATCCTGCAGCTGCATTATACGGTATGTTTATTCCACAAGGGGTTTCTGCCGATTTAATTGCAACAAGAGAAGGGTATTCACGTCAAGATTTAGATGCTTTTACTGTAGAGTCGCATAGAAGAGCGCTGAATGCAGAGAAGAATGGATATTTCAAATCGAGAATCCCTGTAAAAGATATTAATGGGTTTGATATGTTAACGTACGATGAAAATGTACGTGAATCATCATTAGAGTCATTAGCTAAATTAAATCCATCGTTCGAAATGATGGGAAAAATGGGAGGATTTGATGCTGTAGCCATCAATCGTTACCTAGAAGTTTCAGAAATTAATCACGTTCATCATCCAGGAAATTCTTCGGCTATTGTCAACGGTACTGCAGTGGCAATCATCGGAAACGAAGAAGGAGGAAAAGCAGCAGGTTTAACGCCAAGAGCAAAAATTGTTTCGATGGCAATGGTAGGAACTGATCCAACGATTATGTTAACAGGTCCGGTTCCAGCGACTGAATTAGCGCTGAAAAATGCAGGAATGAACATTAATGATATTGATTTATTTGAAGTGAACGAAGCTTTCGCTGCAATCCCAATGTATTTAATGGATAAGTTAAATGTACACCACGACAAAGTCAATGTGAATGGTGGAGCCATCGCAATGGGACATCCACTTGGTGCAACAGGTTGTATGTTGATGGGAACATTGATCGATGAGTTAGAGCGCCGTGATTTACAAACAGGTCTTGTGACACTTTATATAGGTGGTGGAATGGGTATCGCAACGATTATCGAACGTGTTTAACTTTAAATGAAACTGAAATGACAACTAATCAATATTTTACATTAGAAACAGATGAAAATGGAATCGTAATCATCACTATGGATATGAAGGATTATCCTTTTAATATGTTTGTGAGCGATTTCTTAAAATTATACTTCGAAACTTTACAAGTTGAACTAGCAAAACCAGAAGTTAAAGGTTCAATTTTACGTTCGGCTCGTCTAGAATTTATGGCAGGAGCAGACATCAATTTATTATTGAACAAACCTGGAGATGCCGAAGTGTTCTTAAAAGATTTATTAAGCTTCCACGAGCAATCGCTAAAATTAGAAGAGTTCAAAAAACCGATGGTGGTTTTAATTAATGGAAACTGTTTAGGTGGTGGATATGAATTATCATTAATGAATAATCGTCGTATTGCATTAGCAGGTTCTTACCAAATCGGATTACCAGAAGCAAAGCTTGGATTATTCCCAGGTGGTGGAGGTACAATTAAATTATCTCGTTTATTCGGATTAGAGAAAACAGCTAAAATCGTTTTACAAGGACAAACGTTCCGTCCAGCTGATGCTTTGAAAGAAGGTTTAATTGACGAAATTGTTGAAACACCAGAAGAATTATTAGCGAAAGGAAAAGCGTTTATTTTGGCGAATCCACAAGTGGAACAACCTTGGTCTAATCCAAAACATAAAATTCCAGGTGGAGTTTAAAAACACCATCAGGCTATATGACAATGGTTGGATCAATCGGAAACTTACGTAAAAACTCTTACGGAAATTACCCAGGTTTAAACTACGCTTTACAAGTTTTACACGATAGTATCGATTTACCAATGAATCGTGCGTTAGAAATCGAAGCACGTTATTTTACAAAAGCCTTGTATTCGGATGTAACGACGAATATTATTCGTACAGGTTTCTTCGGAATTAACGATGCGAAAAAAGGAAAATCTAAACCGAAAGGATTCGAAAAGAAAAACGTTCAAAAATTAGGGATTTTAGGTGCTGGAATGATGGGTGCCGGAATTGCTTATGTTTCGGCGAAAGCGGGAATGGATGTGGTTTTAAAAGATGTTTCGGTTGAAAATGCTGAAAAAGGTAAAGCATACTCAGAAAATTTATTGAAAGGAGCAATTGCTAAAGGTCGTTCGACACAAGAAAAAGCAGATGCACTTTTAAACAAAATATTGCCTACAGCTACTGTAGATGATTTAAAAGATTGTGATTTAATCATCGAGGCTGTATTTGAAGACCCTCAATTAAAAGCTATTGTAACGAAAGAAAGTGAACCAATGATTAAATCTGACGGTTTCTTCGCATCTAATACATCAACATTGCCAATTTCTCGTTTAGCAGAAGCTTCTGTCAATCCAGAGAAATTCATTGGTATTCACTTCTTTTCGCCGGTTGATAAAATGCCATTGGTAGAAATCATTGTTGGAAAACAAACGTCTGACGAAACATTAGCACACGCGATTGATTATGTGACGCAAATTGGTAAAGTGCCGATTGTCGTAAATGATTCGCACGGATTCTTTATTTTACGTGTATTTGGTTTCTACAACTTCGAGGCAGCCGCAATGGTGTTAGAAGGAATTAATCCACAAACCATTGAAAATGTAGCAAAACAAGCTGGAATGGCAATTGGGCCTTTAGCCGTGATGGATGAGGTTTCGATTGAGTTAATCCTTCGTGTTATCGCACAAAAAGAATCGTTAAACGACAACGAAAAACAACTAAAAGATTTCTTCCAAAAAATGGCTGATGCAGGTCGATTAGGAAAAAAAGTGGGGAAAGGTTTCTACGATTATCCTGAAGGAGGTAAGAAAACACTTTGGAAAAATGAGTTTGTTGAGGTAAAAGATGATCAACCAATTTCTAATGAAGATATAGCAAAACGTTTAATGCACGCGATGGCTTTAGATAGTTATCGTTGTTTAGAAGAAGGTGTTTTAAGCACAACCTTAGATGGAGATATCGGATCGATGTTAGGTTTAGGTTTCGCACCACATACAGGAGGTGTTTTCTCATACATTGATATGGTCGGAATCCAACAATTCGTTGCCGATTGTGATCGTTTCTTACCTAACGGAAATCAATGGGAAGTGCCACAATCCTTACGCGATTTAGCCAATCAGAATTTCAAATTCTATACAGGAAATACTCAAAATTGGACAAAAAAATAAGTTTATAAAAACACACAAAATCACAAAAAAATGAAATCACTTTATTTTAACGAAGACCACGAATTATTTCGTGAATCAGTTGTTGAATATGTAAATAAAAAGAAACCATTTTTCGACCAATGGGAAGAAGAGCGTCAAGTTCCAAAATCGGTTTGGAAAGAGATGGGTGATATGGGCTTCTTAGGTTTAATGTACGATGAAAAGTACGGCGGATCGAATGTAGATTTCTTCTATTCTGTAATCTTAATGGAGGAAATGGCAAAAGCCGGAAATGCTGGCTTATTAGGAGGTTTCTCTGTTCACTCGTATATGGCGACGAACCACATCAATAACATTGGTTCAGAAGAATTAAAACAAAAATATTTAGTACCCTCTATTGCAGGTGATATTTTAGGAGCCATTGCTTTTACAGAGCCAAATGCAGGTTCAGATGTACAAGGAATCACAACTTTTGCAAAGAAAGAAGGAGATCATTACATCATCAACGGTTCTAAAACATACATTACAAGTGGATGTTCAGCCGATTATTTCTTAACATTATGTAAGACAGAAGCTGGTTTTGATATTATTGTGATCGATGGTGCTGCACCTGGAATTACACGTAATAAATTAAATAAAATCGGTTTACACTCTTCAGATACGGCAGAAATTTTCTTCCAAGACGTTAAAATTCCATTAACGAACCGTGTAGGAAATGAAGGAATGGGATTTTATTATGTGATGGAGTCATTCCAATTAGAGCGTTTATGTTGTGCGATTATGGCGATTGGTGCAATGGATACAATTATTGCTGAAACGTTAGAGTTTATGAAAAATCGTAAAGCATTTGGTCGTCC from Faecalibacter sp. LW9 encodes:
- a CDS encoding acyl-CoA carboxylase subunit beta yields the protein MIFQTKINTKAEQYLKNKEGMLELLKKLDLHLEESRFQGAEKHIQRAKDKGKLLARERVELLLDQDSFFLELLPLVGLEGKGFGPGGTSVAGIGLASGRLCMITSNVATNKEGAIDYATLRKSIRIGEIAMENGLPTINLVESAGANLPEQEKIFNFGGTTFRDITRRSKAGFPTISVVFGNATAGGAYVPGMSDYAIFVKDQAKVFLAGPPLVKMATKEVVDDESLGGAAMHSKISGVSDYLAEDEVDGIRIAREIVQFIRPADEMQPHKCAIVEPLYDPNEILGIISPDIKVPYDCRELIARIVDGSDFSEFKPEYGNTLVTGWAHINGYKIGIIGNNGVLFSESANKGAQFIQLCNQSNVPLLFLQNITGFMVGRKYEEEGIIKNGAKLINAVSNRETPTITIMVGSSYGAGNYAMNGQSYQPRFLFTYPNSKIAVMGPEQLAGVMDIIQREAAEKTGKLYDEDQAKMMQQFMIMEAEKKSNAWFATSEQFDDGIINPVETRNYLKICMKVIHNKAFNASGKFGIFRM
- a CDS encoding TetR/AcrR family transcriptional regulator, whose product is MSRNTKDNILYNALELFNTRGESEVTLRDIASACEMSLGNLAYHYKNKSYIISALFRNMLEERKQILRKVKELPRFQTLNDQLEPLIDLNYKYRFFYLDSTNIERNHPTIGRLQSRYAKFLIHYVHSAMEYTVATENMKPEKIKGHYIKVAEICWTLFNFSIERTRILEESNHVNAKELRLMLWNVIYPLLTEKGFKILRKVLVQDLESL
- a CDS encoding enoyl-CoA hydratase/isomerase family protein; its protein translation is MTTNQYFTLETDENGIVIITMDMKDYPFNMFVSDFLKLYFETLQVELAKPEVKGSILRSARLEFMAGADINLLLNKPGDAEVFLKDLLSFHEQSLKLEEFKKPMVVLINGNCLGGGYELSLMNNRRIALAGSYQIGLPEAKLGLFPGGGGTIKLSRLFGLEKTAKIVLQGQTFRPADALKEGLIDEIVETPEELLAKGKAFILANPQVEQPWSNPKHKIPGGV
- a CDS encoding 3-hydroxyacyl-CoA dehydrogenase NAD-binding domain-containing protein produces the protein MVGSIGNLRKNSYGNYPGLNYALQVLHDSIDLPMNRALEIEARYFTKALYSDVTTNIIRTGFFGINDAKKGKSKPKGFEKKNVQKLGILGAGMMGAGIAYVSAKAGMDVVLKDVSVENAEKGKAYSENLLKGAIAKGRSTQEKADALLNKILPTATVDDLKDCDLIIEAVFEDPQLKAIVTKESEPMIKSDGFFASNTSTLPISRLAEASVNPEKFIGIHFFSPVDKMPLVEIIVGKQTSDETLAHAIDYVTQIGKVPIVVNDSHGFFILRVFGFYNFEAAAMVLEGINPQTIENVAKQAGMAIGPLAVMDEVSIELILRVIAQKESLNDNEKQLKDFFQKMADAGRLGKKVGKGFYDYPEGGKKTLWKNEFVEVKDDQPISNEDIAKRLMHAMALDSYRCLEEGVLSTTLDGDIGSMLGLGFAPHTGGVFSYIDMVGIQQFVADCDRFLPNGNQWEVPQSLRDLANQNFKFYTGNTQNWTKK
- a CDS encoding acyl-CoA dehydrogenase family protein is translated as MKSLYFNEDHELFRESVVEYVNKKKPFFDQWEEERQVPKSVWKEMGDMGFLGLMYDEKYGGSNVDFFYSVILMEEMAKAGNAGLLGGFSVHSYMATNHINNIGSEELKQKYLVPSIAGDILGAIAFTEPNAGSDVQGITTFAKKEGDHYIINGSKTYITSGCSADYFLTLCKTEAGFDIIVIDGAAPGITRNKLNKIGLHSSDTAEIFFQDVKIPLTNRVGNEGMGFYYVMESFQLERLCCAIMAIGAMDTIIAETLEFMKNRKAFGRPIAYFQVLRHRLADYCTELECIRSLTYETCWRFMNGEYVIKQASMCKLKATELQNQVVAGCLQMHGGAGYMEDYPIARYFRDARVGTIYGGSSEIMREIIAKVVVDEVQFGKVYK